The following proteins come from a genomic window of Henningerozyma blattae CBS 6284 chromosome 4, complete genome:
- the SEN2 gene encoding tRNA splicing endonuclease subunit SEN2 (similar to Saccharomyces cerevisiae SEN2 (YLR105C); ancestral locus Anc_8.294), whose product MAKGHTARLRYKYPLPIHPIDDLPDLIPQNPLSWAYWTYCYLTKVNYLKFRIPVEIIGQKYVHILVRNSYHMQYLWENGFFGTGQFSRSEPTWKNRTLERLNIGLTNTRINTLSNNTIPETLQLEEITKRRRMLRIEFKQQREKLEKQLLQLRKNNGSIEEEKELLEKEREMLRDFKAKQSLIDIEHSFNNNERLEDFELIDTNGNIIELEALELLPVEAIFLTFSLPVLNISVQELCSRLVPKPVQNIKYDDIQLLIRKYIVYHHYRSRGWCVRSGIKFGCEYLLYKRGPPFQHAEFCVLVLDAEESQDYTWYSSIARVIGGARKSLVLCYVHNELPEKNILQLWKSGNFTELFSKFNVGEIVYKRWVPGKNRD is encoded by the coding sequence ATGGCAAAAGGACACACAGCCCGTCTACGATACAAATACCCGTTACCTATTCATCCAATCGATGACCTGCCTGATCTAATCCCTCAGAATCCTCTTTCATGGGCCTATTGGACATATTGTTACTTAACAAAAGTAaactatttaaaatttaggATCCCAGTTGAGATTATCGGCCAAAAATATGTTCATATATTAGTTAGAAACAGTTACCATATGCAATATCTTTGGGAAAATGGGTTCTTTGGTACAGGCCAATTTTCTCGTAGTGAACCTACTTGGAAAAACCGTACTTTGGAAAGGTTGAACATAGGTCTGACTAATACTAGAATTAATACATTATCTAACAATACCATCCCAGAAACATTACAGTTAGAAGAAATAACAAAACGTAGAAGAATGCTAAGGATTGAATTTAAACAACAACGtgaaaaattggaaaagcAACTTCTacaattaagaaaaaacaatGGTAGTATCgaagaagaaaaggaattattagaaaaagaGAGGGAAATGCTTCGAGATTTTAAAGCAAAACAATCACTTATTGATATAGAACATtcattcaataataatgagaGACTGGAAGATTTCGAACTTATAGATACAAAtggaaatattattgaattagaGGCATTGGAATTATTACCAGTAGAAGCCatatttttaacattttctCTACcagttttaaatatatctgTGCAAGAGTTGTGTTCTAGACTAGTACCCAAACCGGTTCAGAATATTAAGTATGACGATATTCAGCTtttaataagaaaatatattgtttatcatcattatagATCTCGTGGTTGGTGCGTTAGGTCAGGTATCAAGTTCGGTTGCGAATATCTATTATATAAGAGAGGCCCACCGTTCCAACATGCTGAATTTTGTGTATTGGTATTAGATGCAGAAGAGTCACAAGATTATACGTGGTATTCTTCAATAGCCCGTGTAATTGGTGGTGCAAGAAAATCCCTTGTTTTATGTTACGTTCATAATGAGTTGccagaaaaaaatattttacaactTTGGAAAAGTGGAAATTTCACAGAACTTTTCAGTAAATTCAACGTTGGTGAGATAGTTTATAAAAGATGGGTTCCCGGAAAAAATAGAGATTAG